The following are from one region of the Epinephelus fuscoguttatus linkage group LG11, E.fuscoguttatus.final_Chr_v1 genome:
- the LOC125896813 gene encoding trace amine-associated receptor 1-like, which produces MAPEVNRTDVNDIHPCYEIYNVSFILTSTTSTICVLIYIFLGSLSVVTVCGNLLVIISIIYFKQLHTPTNSLILSLAVADLLVGVVVFPLSMAFSLSSCLHYEHLFCKVKDSFDVTLSTASILNLCCISIDRYYAVCQPLTYRTKINVKVVVVMILVSWSVSVSVAIGFLIPGLNHEKCDNNCFFDLPLAQILGPIFSFYLPVIIMLCIYLKIFLVAQRQARSIRNTTCQSTKCGATVGKNERKATKTLATVMGVFLMCWTPFFLCFTFQLLDNVSVPLPLFETFIWLALSNSMLNPFIYAFFYSWFRSAFRMIISGKIFKGDFADTKLL; this is translated from the coding sequence ATGGCACCAGAAGTCAACCGCACTGATGTGAATGACATACATCCCTGTTATGAAATATATAATGTCTCCTTCATACTGACAAGCACTACTTCTACAATATgtgttttaatatatattttccttGGGTCATTATCTGTTGTCACAGTATGTGGAAACCTTCTGGTAATAATCTCTATCATTTACTTCAAACAGCTCCACACTCCTACAAactctctcatcctctctctgGCTGTAGCTGACCTGCTTGTTGGTGTTGTAGTTTTTCCTCTCAGCATGGCCTTCTCTCTTAGTTCATGTTTACATTatgaacatttattttgcaaagtgAAAGATAGCTTTGATGTAACACTGAGCACAGCTTCCATTCTGAATTTATGTTGTATTTCCATAGACAGATATTATGCAGTGTGTCAGCCTCTGACATACAGAACTAAGATAAATGTTAAAGTTGTTGTGGTCATGATCCTGGTCAGCTGGAGTGTGTCTGTTTCAGTAGCCATTGGTTTTCTAATTCCAGGATTAAACcatgaaaaatgtgacaatAATTGTTTTTTTGATCTCCCACTTGCACAAATTTTGGGACCCATTTTCTCATTTTACCTCCCAGTGATCATAATGCTCTGTATCTACCTGAAGATTTTCCTTGTGGCACAGAGACAGGCACGCAGCATCAGGAAcacaacatgtcagagcacaAAATGTGGAGCAACTGTAGGTAAAAATGAGAGAAAGGCCACCAAAACTCTTGCAACAGTTATGGGAGTTTTTCTGATGTGCTGGactcctttctttctctgttttacTTTTCAGCTTTTGGATAATGTGTCAGTGCCACTTCCGCTGTTTGAAACTTTTATCTGGCTTGCACTGTCAAATTCAATGCTTAATCCATTTATTTATGCTTTCTTTTACAGCTGGTTCAGGTCAGCTTTCAGAATGATCATTTCTGGGAAAATATTTAAAGGTGATTTTGCAGATACAAAACTGCTTTGA